One genomic region from Actinocatenispora thailandica encodes:
- a CDS encoding ABC transporter permease, which yields MTTEMPPAAAPVVPAAPRAAGQPSLPRRIVADRNGRIGVVLIGVLVLIALASLLHLVQDPLAQHQSGQLAGPSGAHWLGTDQFGRDIAARVAAGIFASLRVAVTSVAIATVIGGLLGVLSGFAGGILDAVVGRLTDVLFAFPATLLALALVAALGHGWFNTAVAIAVVYTPIFVRVARGPVLTVRESEYVRAGRVLGFSRSRLLFRHVVPNVAAPIAVQVALALSWAILTEAGLSFLGLGTQPPSPSLGLMVADSRNFFPDAWWTLLFPALAVVVAVIGLNLIGDGLRNALDPRTVRR from the coding sequence ATGACGACCGAGATGCCGCCGGCCGCCGCCCCGGTCGTACCGGCCGCGCCCCGTGCCGCCGGCCAGCCGTCGCTGCCACGCCGCATCGTCGCCGACCGCAACGGGCGCATCGGGGTCGTCCTGATCGGCGTGCTGGTCCTGATCGCGCTCGCCTCGCTGCTGCACCTGGTGCAGGATCCGCTGGCGCAGCACCAGTCCGGCCAGCTCGCCGGACCGTCCGGCGCGCACTGGCTCGGTACCGACCAGTTCGGCCGGGACATCGCCGCCCGCGTCGCGGCCGGCATCTTCGCCTCGCTGCGGGTCGCGGTCACCTCGGTCGCCATCGCCACCGTCATCGGTGGGCTGCTCGGCGTGCTGTCCGGCTTCGCCGGCGGGATCCTGGACGCGGTCGTCGGCCGGCTCACCGACGTGCTGTTCGCCTTCCCGGCGACGCTGCTGGCGCTGGCGCTGGTCGCCGCGCTCGGGCACGGCTGGTTCAACACCGCGGTGGCGATCGCCGTGGTGTACACCCCGATCTTCGTCCGGGTGGCGCGCGGGCCGGTGCTGACCGTCCGCGAGTCCGAGTACGTCCGGGCCGGCCGGGTGCTCGGCTTCTCCCGCTCCCGGCTGCTGTTCCGGCACGTCGTGCCGAACGTGGCCGCACCGATCGCGGTGCAGGTGGCGCTCGCGCTGTCGTGGGCGATCCTGACCGAGGCCGGGCTGTCGTTCCTCGGGCTCGGCACCCAGCCGCCGAGCCCGTCGCTGGGGCTGATGGTCGCCGACAGCCGGAACTTCTTCCCGGACGCCTGGTGGACGTTGCTGTTCCCCGCGCTGGCCGTGGTGGTCGCCGTGATCGGACTCAACCTGATCGGTGACGGGCTGCGCAACGCGCTGGACCCCAGGACGGTGCGCCGATGA
- a CDS encoding class I SAM-dependent RNA methyltransferase, producing the protein MTAPPAGPSVGDTLRLTVGKVAAGGHCVARYEGQVVFVRHALPGEVVDATVTEARRGYLRADAVRVHTASADRVPPPCRYAGPGRCGGCDWQHATPAAQRRLKADVVAELLVRLGTLTEEQVAALEITVAELPGGPLDWRTRVRYAVDRAGRAGLRVHRSHRIVEIDGCPIATPAVRELPVTDRRWPPGSELSVVSSTAGDPAVLEHRELPAGAGRRANRRRQSRGRTVTRLVYGGATVTERAIGTEFELPAEAFWQVHPAAADTFATTALDLLAPRAGDRAYDLYGGAGLFAVALGRAVGTDGSVTLVESHGGAADAARHNVRELPQVEVRADRVERVLPSLGAADLVLLDPPRSGAGRTVVEQIVATSPRAVCYVACDPAALARDTATFAGLGWRLSQLRGFDAFPMTQHLECIALFEPGQAR; encoded by the coding sequence GTGACCGCGCCGCCGGCCGGCCCGTCGGTCGGTGACACGCTGCGGCTGACGGTCGGCAAGGTCGCGGCCGGCGGCCACTGCGTCGCCCGGTACGAGGGCCAGGTGGTGTTCGTCCGGCACGCCCTGCCGGGCGAGGTCGTCGACGCCACCGTCACCGAGGCGAGGCGCGGCTACCTGCGCGCGGACGCGGTACGGGTGCACACCGCCTCCGCCGACCGGGTCCCGCCGCCCTGCCGGTACGCGGGGCCGGGCAGGTGCGGCGGGTGCGACTGGCAGCACGCGACCCCGGCGGCGCAGCGCCGGCTGAAGGCCGACGTCGTCGCCGAGCTGCTGGTACGGCTGGGCACGCTCACCGAGGAGCAGGTGGCGGCGCTGGAGATCACGGTGGCCGAGCTGCCCGGCGGGCCGCTCGACTGGCGCACCCGGGTGCGGTACGCGGTGGACCGGGCCGGCCGCGCCGGCCTGCGGGTGCACCGCTCGCATCGCATCGTCGAGATCGACGGCTGCCCGATCGCCACCCCGGCGGTACGGGAGCTGCCGGTCACCGATCGCCGCTGGCCACCGGGCAGCGAGCTGAGCGTGGTGTCCTCCACCGCCGGCGACCCCGCCGTCCTGGAGCATCGCGAGCTGCCCGCCGGTGCCGGGCGCCGCGCCAACCGTCGCCGGCAGTCGCGCGGCCGGACGGTGACCCGGCTGGTGTACGGCGGGGCCACGGTGACCGAACGGGCCATCGGCACCGAGTTCGAGTTGCCCGCCGAGGCGTTCTGGCAGGTACACCCGGCAGCCGCGGACACCTTCGCGACCACCGCGCTGGACCTGCTCGCGCCGCGCGCCGGCGACCGTGCCTACGACCTGTACGGCGGGGCCGGACTGTTCGCCGTCGCGCTGGGCCGCGCGGTCGGTACCGACGGGTCGGTGACGCTGGTCGAGTCGCACGGGGGTGCGGCCGACGCCGCCCGCCACAACGTGCGCGAGCTGCCCCAGGTCGAGGTCCGCGCCGACCGGGTCGAACGGGTACTGCCGTCGCTCGGCGCCGCCGACCTGGTGCTGCTGGACCCGCCGCGCTCCGGCGCTGGCCGTACCGTGGTGGAGCAGATCGTCGCCACGTCGCCGCGCGCGGTCTGCTACGTCGCCTGCGATCCGGCGGCGCTGGCCCGTGACACCGCCACCTTCGCCGGGCTGGGCTGGCGGTTGAGCCAGCTGCGCGGCTTCGACGCGTTCCCGATGACCCAGCATCTGGAGTGCATCGCGCTGTTCGAACCGGGACAGGCGCGGTGA
- a CDS encoding VC0807 family protein — protein sequence MSDALTIQLPALGVHLRHGVKHLLEATLIPLGLFYLVMALVGLHGALFTALGWSLAALTWRLATRRPIPTLLAFMTALLVVRTAVGYVTNSVFLYFLSPSLQDFVIGIAFLALLPFGKSLIARLAADFCVFPAELTDNPGCGGSSTRSRCCGRRCFSVVAG from the coding sequence ATGTCCGATGCCCTGACCATCCAACTGCCCGCGCTGGGCGTGCACCTGCGGCACGGCGTGAAACATCTGCTGGAAGCCACGCTGATCCCGCTCGGGCTGTTCTACCTGGTGATGGCGCTGGTGGGGCTGCACGGCGCGCTGTTCACCGCGCTCGGCTGGTCGCTCGCGGCACTGACCTGGCGGCTGGCCACCCGGCGGCCGATCCCGACGCTGCTCGCGTTCATGACCGCCCTGCTGGTGGTGCGCACCGCCGTGGGATACGTCACCAACAGCGTGTTCCTCTACTTCCTGTCCCCCTCGCTGCAGGACTTCGTGATCGGCATCGCGTTCCTTGCGCTGCTGCCATTCGGCAAGTCGCTGATCGCCCGGCTCGCCGCCGACTTCTGCGTCTTCCCGGCCGAACTGACCGACAACCCCGGGTGCGGCGGTTCTTCCACCAGGTCTCGGTGCTGTGGTCGTCGGTGTTTCTCAGTTGTGGCGGGTTGA
- a CDS encoding HAD-IA family hydrolase: protein MELIADALLFDLDGTLVDSTPAVIRSWTAWAAERGITETQFAAIETHGRTSRSIVADLVPADQVDAADARIQQLELADLSGVTALPGAAELLTRLDPARWAVVTSGVRRLAAARLTAAGLPTPRVLVSADDVRRGKPDPEPYLAGAAALGIAPQRCVVVEDAPAGLTAARAAGMATVAVTGTHRPEELKADLVLPGLGQLSVTGSDRFVLTAA, encoded by the coding sequence GTGGAGCTGATCGCCGACGCGCTGCTGTTCGACCTCGACGGCACCCTGGTCGACTCGACGCCGGCGGTGATCCGGTCCTGGACCGCCTGGGCCGCCGAACGCGGCATCACCGAAACGCAGTTCGCCGCCATCGAGACGCACGGGCGCACCTCGCGCTCGATCGTGGCCGACCTGGTGCCCGCCGACCAGGTCGACGCCGCCGACGCCCGCATCCAGCAGCTGGAACTCGCCGACCTGTCCGGGGTGACGGCGCTGCCCGGCGCCGCCGAGCTGCTGACCCGACTCGACCCGGCCCGCTGGGCGGTCGTCACCTCCGGGGTCCGCCGGCTCGCCGCCGCCCGGCTGACCGCCGCCGGGCTGCCCACCCCGCGCGTCCTGGTCAGCGCCGACGACGTGCGACGCGGCAAGCCCGACCCGGAGCCATACCTGGCCGGCGCGGCGGCACTGGGCATCGCACCGCAACGCTGCGTGGTGGTCGAGGACGCGCCGGCCGGCCTGACCGCCGCCCGCGCCGCCGGCATGGCCACCGTCGCGGTGACCGGTACGCACCGGCCGGAGGAGCTGAAGGCCGACCTGGTGCTGCCCGGTCTCGGTCAGCTGTCGGTGACCGGTAGCGACCGGTTCGTGCTCACCGCCGCCTGA
- a CDS encoding ABC transporter ATP-binding protein produces the protein MSVLEIENLHTVVAADGGELPVVRGISLSIEAGEIVGLVGESGSGKSFTALSVMGLLPDGARVRSGRILVNGEDLLSLRASERRARRGGTVAMIYQDPMTALNPLMTVGAQIAEGLRAHGVDGAAAKQRTLAAIEEVGLPRPERIARSYPHRLSGGQRQRVVIASALALRPKVLIADEPTTALDVTIQQQILALVDELRAAHDLAVLWITHDLGVVARIANRVAVMYAGRIAEAATTRGLFGTPQHPYSAALLASIPSPTDPVRGPLPQIGGAPPDLTALPPGCPFEPRCAQREPGCAAAEPEPVRRGGADTACFVPRDRWTSGAEEVR, from the coding sequence GTGAGCGTGCTGGAGATCGAGAACCTGCACACCGTCGTCGCGGCCGACGGCGGGGAGCTGCCGGTGGTACGGGGCATCTCGCTGTCCATCGAGGCCGGTGAGATCGTCGGGCTGGTCGGCGAGTCCGGTAGCGGCAAGAGCTTCACCGCGCTGTCGGTCATGGGCCTGCTGCCCGACGGCGCCCGGGTCCGCTCCGGTCGGATCCTGGTGAACGGTGAGGACCTGCTGTCGCTGCGCGCATCCGAGCGGCGGGCCCGGCGCGGCGGTACGGTCGCGATGATCTACCAGGATCCGATGACCGCGCTCAACCCGCTGATGACCGTCGGGGCGCAGATCGCCGAGGGGCTGCGGGCGCACGGCGTGGACGGCGCCGCGGCAAAGCAGCGCACCCTGGCCGCGATCGAGGAGGTCGGGCTGCCGCGGCCGGAACGCATCGCGCGCAGCTACCCGCACCGGCTCTCCGGCGGGCAGCGGCAGCGGGTCGTGATCGCGAGCGCGCTGGCGTTGCGCCCCAAGGTACTCATCGCCGACGAGCCGACGACCGCGCTGGACGTGACCATCCAGCAGCAGATCCTCGCCCTGGTGGACGAGCTGCGCGCCGCGCACGACCTCGCCGTGCTGTGGATCACGCACGACCTCGGTGTGGTGGCGCGGATCGCGAACCGGGTGGCCGTGATGTACGCGGGGCGCATCGCCGAGGCGGCCACCACCCGGGGCCTGTTCGGCACGCCGCAGCACCCCTACTCGGCCGCGCTGCTCGCCTCGATCCCGTCGCCGACCGACCCGGTACGCGGGCCGCTGCCGCAGATCGGCGGCGCGCCGCCGGACCTGACCGCGCTGCCGCCGGGCTGCCCGTTCGAGCCGCGCTGCGCGCAACGCGAACCCGGCTGCGCGGCGGCCGAGCCCGAACCGGTCCGGCGCGGCGGCGCCGACACCGCATGCTTCGTACCCCGGGACCGCTGGACCAGCGGCGCGGAGGAGGTCCGATGA
- a CDS encoding ROK family transcriptional regulator, with the protein MPGRGADVHPPGSQSSLHRANVTRVLRAVRDAGALSQAEISRRTGLSAATVSNIVHELADGGAVEVRTGSAGGRRVRRVALSRSTGLVVGVDFGHSHLRVAVGDLSHRVLASDAVPADVDTSAEQALDRAQELIDTLLRRAGAGRDRVLAVGLGVPGPIDVDTGEIGSSALLPGWIGVRPKEALQRRVDLPVHADNDANLGALGELVFGAGRDQGDLVYLKVSTGIGAGLVLGGRIYHGAGGTAGEIGHITLDESGPVCRCGNRGCLETQANAKYLLSLLRDSHGEDVTVARAIRLAHEGDPGCRRVLADMGRHLGVGVAALCNLLNPRCAIIGGDLAAAGELLIAPLQESVARYAIPSAARQLRVLPGTLGARAEVLGALALAMAETDQAVGVAAGGGPRSG; encoded by the coding sequence ATGCCTGGCCGTGGCGCCGATGTCCATCCACCGGGGTCCCAGTCCTCGCTGCACCGGGCGAACGTGACCCGGGTGCTGCGGGCGGTGCGCGACGCCGGAGCGCTCAGCCAGGCCGAGATCTCCCGCCGGACCGGGCTGTCCGCCGCGACGGTCTCCAACATCGTGCACGAGCTGGCCGACGGTGGCGCGGTGGAGGTGCGGACCGGCTCGGCCGGCGGTCGGCGGGTGCGCCGGGTGGCGTTGAGCCGGTCCACCGGGCTGGTGGTCGGCGTCGACTTCGGCCACTCGCACCTGCGGGTCGCGGTCGGCGACCTGTCCCACCGGGTCCTCGCCTCCGACGCGGTGCCCGCCGATGTGGACACGTCCGCCGAGCAGGCGCTGGACCGGGCCCAGGAGCTGATCGACACGCTGCTGCGGCGGGCCGGTGCCGGCCGCGACCGGGTGCTCGCCGTCGGGCTGGGGGTGCCCGGCCCGATCGACGTGGACACCGGCGAGATCGGTTCCAGCGCGCTGCTGCCCGGCTGGATCGGGGTGCGGCCCAAGGAGGCCCTGCAGCGCCGGGTCGACCTGCCGGTGCACGCGGACAACGACGCCAACCTGGGCGCGCTGGGCGAGCTGGTGTTCGGGGCCGGCCGGGACCAGGGCGACCTGGTGTACCTGAAGGTCTCCACCGGCATCGGCGCCGGGCTGGTGCTCGGCGGCCGGATCTATCACGGTGCCGGCGGTACGGCCGGCGAGATCGGGCACATCACGCTCGACGAGTCCGGGCCGGTGTGCCGGTGCGGCAACCGCGGCTGCCTGGAGACCCAGGCGAACGCGAAGTACCTGCTGTCGCTGCTGCGCGACAGCCACGGCGAGGACGTGACGGTGGCCCGGGCGATCCGGCTCGCGCACGAGGGTGATCCGGGTTGCCGGCGGGTGCTCGCCGACATGGGTCGTCACCTTGGAGTGGGCGTGGCGGCATTGTGCAACCTGTTGAACCCCCGGTGCGCGATCATCGGTGGTGACCTGGCCGCGGCCGGTGAGTTGCTGATCGCGCCGTTGCAGGAGTCGGTGGCGCGGTACGCGATTCCGAGCGCCGCCCGGCAGCTCCGGGTGCTGCCGGGCACGCTGGGTGCCCGTGCGGAGGTGCTGGGTGCGTTGGCGTTGGCGATGGCCGAGACCGACCAGGCGGTCGGGGTGGCCGCCGGCGGTGGACCGCGTTCGGGCTGA
- a CDS encoding ABC transporter ATP-binding protein, translated as MIEVTEAARHYRTSDGVVRAVDGVSFTVAEGETLGLVGESGCGKSTTAKLLVALERPTAGRILVDGIDVATARGADLRRLRRTIQLVFQDPYASLNPRRRISATLAEVLTVHDLARGSAATRRVGELLEMVGLPASVGDRYPHQLSGGQRQRVGIARALAVQPRVLVLDEPVSALDVSVRAEVMNLLASLRASLGLTYLFISHDLGMVRHLCDRIAVMYLGKVVEAGGWQQVSDDPLHPYTRSLHDAVPVADPAVESGRSARTLTGEVPDPAAPPPGCRFHPRCPIAEDRCGTTEPPLLARPDGNRVVACHLV; from the coding sequence ATGATCGAGGTGACCGAGGCGGCCCGGCACTACCGCACCTCCGACGGGGTGGTACGGGCGGTCGACGGAGTCAGCTTCACGGTGGCCGAGGGCGAGACCCTGGGCCTGGTCGGGGAGTCCGGCTGCGGCAAGTCGACCACCGCGAAGCTGCTCGTCGCGCTGGAGCGGCCGACCGCCGGGCGGATCCTGGTGGACGGCATCGACGTGGCCACGGCGCGCGGCGCCGACCTGCGCCGGCTGCGCCGCACCATCCAGCTGGTGTTCCAGGACCCGTACGCGTCGCTGAACCCGCGCCGCCGGATCTCCGCCACCCTCGCCGAGGTACTCACGGTGCACGACCTGGCCCGCGGTTCCGCCGCGACCCGGCGGGTCGGCGAGCTGCTGGAGATGGTGGGCCTGCCGGCGTCGGTCGGCGACCGGTACCCGCACCAGCTCTCCGGCGGCCAGCGGCAACGGGTCGGCATCGCCCGCGCCCTCGCGGTCCAGCCGCGGGTACTGGTGCTCGACGAGCCGGTGTCCGCGCTCGACGTGTCGGTCCGGGCCGAGGTGATGAACCTGCTCGCGTCGCTGCGCGCCTCGCTCGGCCTGACCTACCTGTTCATCTCGCACGACCTGGGCATGGTGCGGCACCTGTGCGACCGGATCGCCGTGATGTACCTGGGCAAGGTGGTGGAGGCGGGCGGCTGGCAGCAGGTGTCCGACGACCCGCTGCACCCGTACACCCGGTCGCTGCACGACGCGGTACCGGTCGCCGACCCAGCCGTCGAGTCGGGCCGCTCCGCCCGCACGCTGACCGGCGAGGTGCCCGACCCGGCCGCACCGCCGCCCGGCTGCCGGTTCCACCCGCGCTGCCCGATCGCCGAGGACCGTTGCGGTACCACCGAGCCGCCGCTGCTGGCCCGGCCGGACGGCAACCGCGTCGTGGCCTGCCACCTGGTCTGA
- a CDS encoding sugar ABC transporter substrate-binding protein produces the protein MRTYLRRGLAVAAVAVIAIGVAGCGKAKQAGGGSGGEKLSVDKGFKIGILLPESKTARYEKFDHPFLAADIKKLCPKCTIEYRNANQDADTQRQQVDAVLAAGAKVLILDSVDYKSIKSSVQKAHDQGVKVIAYDRLAQGPIAGYSSFNNVDIGKQQGEAFLKAISAKGSPKRGKVILVNGSPDDPNAPDFKKGMHSVLDGKVNVGAEYDTQDWSPDQARQEVAGAISKVGKKNIIGVYAANDGMAGGAIAALKAANVTPLPPVTGQDAELAGIQRILTGEQYATIYKSIKPQAQAAAEMAVDVATGKKWTGGSDTVNNGTVTVPAKIVPATTVTFDNIESTVVKDGYWKPSEICTAKYKSDCAKAGIK, from the coding sequence GTGAGGACTTACTTGCGTCGCGGGCTCGCCGTCGCCGCCGTAGCCGTGATCGCCATCGGCGTCGCGGGGTGCGGCAAGGCCAAGCAGGCCGGCGGCGGCAGCGGCGGCGAGAAACTCAGCGTCGACAAGGGCTTCAAGATCGGCATCTTGCTGCCGGAGTCCAAGACCGCCCGGTACGAGAAGTTCGACCACCCGTTCCTGGCGGCGGACATCAAGAAGCTCTGCCCGAAATGCACCATCGAGTACCGGAACGCCAACCAGGACGCCGACACCCAGCGCCAGCAGGTCGACGCGGTCCTGGCGGCCGGTGCCAAGGTGCTGATCCTGGACTCGGTCGACTACAAGTCGATCAAGAGTTCGGTGCAGAAGGCGCACGACCAGGGCGTCAAGGTCATCGCGTACGACCGGCTCGCGCAGGGGCCGATCGCCGGCTACTCGTCGTTCAACAACGTCGACATCGGCAAGCAGCAGGGTGAGGCGTTCCTGAAGGCCATCTCGGCCAAGGGCAGCCCGAAGCGCGGCAAGGTGATCCTGGTCAACGGCTCGCCGGACGATCCGAACGCGCCCGACTTCAAGAAGGGCATGCACAGCGTTCTGGACGGCAAGGTCAACGTGGGCGCCGAGTACGACACCCAGGACTGGAGCCCGGACCAGGCCCGGCAGGAGGTCGCTGGCGCGATCAGCAAGGTCGGCAAGAAGAACATCATCGGGGTCTACGCCGCGAACGACGGTATGGCCGGTGGCGCGATCGCGGCGCTGAAGGCCGCGAACGTCACCCCGCTGCCGCCGGTGACGGGGCAGGACGCCGAGCTCGCCGGGATCCAGCGGATCCTGACCGGTGAGCAGTACGCCACGATCTACAAGTCGATCAAGCCGCAGGCGCAGGCCGCCGCCGAGATGGCGGTCGACGTCGCCACCGGCAAGAAGTGGACCGGTGGCAGCGACACGGTCAACAACGGCACCGTCACGGTGCCGGCGAAGATCGTCCCGGCGACCACGGTGACGTTCGACAACATCGAGTCGACGGTGGTCAAGGACGGCTACTGGAAGCCGTCGGAGATCTGCACCGCCAAGTACAAGTCCGACTGTGCGAAGGCCGGCATCAAGTAG
- a CDS encoding ATP-binding cassette domain-containing protein, which translates to MTSAPAQTDTPVLALRGISKRFGAVQALADVDLEVHAGEVVALVGDNGAGKSTLVKTIAGVETIDSGVIEWQGRPVSIGKPHDATNLGIATVYQDLALADNLDVVGNLFLGREIRRFGVLDEVEMERRSRELLDTLSIKIPSVRIPVASLSGGQRQTVAISRSLLGDPKVVILDEPTAALGVEQTAQVLDLVERLRDERGLGVILISHNMADVGAVADRVAVLRLGRNNGTFGMQDTTQEQIISAITGASDNAVTRRAARQNGSDPAGEGEK; encoded by the coding sequence GTGACAAGCGCACCGGCGCAGACGGACACACCAGTGCTCGCACTGCGCGGCATCAGCAAGAGGTTCGGCGCGGTGCAGGCGCTGGCCGACGTGGACCTGGAGGTGCACGCCGGCGAGGTGGTGGCGCTGGTCGGCGACAACGGCGCCGGCAAGTCCACCCTGGTCAAGACGATCGCCGGGGTCGAGACGATCGACTCGGGCGTGATCGAGTGGCAGGGCCGGCCGGTCTCGATCGGCAAGCCGCACGACGCGACCAACCTGGGCATCGCCACCGTGTACCAGGATCTGGCCCTGGCCGACAACCTGGACGTGGTGGGCAACCTGTTCCTCGGTCGGGAGATCCGCCGGTTCGGGGTGCTGGACGAGGTGGAGATGGAGCGCCGTTCCCGGGAGCTGCTGGACACCCTGTCCATCAAGATCCCGAGCGTGCGCATCCCGGTGGCGTCGCTGTCCGGTGGGCAGCGGCAGACGGTGGCGATCTCCCGGTCGCTGCTCGGCGACCCGAAGGTCGTCATCCTGGACGAGCCGACCGCCGCACTCGGCGTCGAGCAGACCGCCCAGGTGCTCGACCTGGTCGAGCGGCTGCGCGACGAGCGCGGCCTCGGGGTGATCCTGATCAGTCACAACATGGCCGACGTGGGCGCGGTGGCGGACCGGGTCGCGGTGCTGCGACTGGGCCGCAACAACGGCACGTTCGGCATGCAGGACACCACCCAGGAGCAGATCATCTCCGCGATCACCGGAGCCAGCGACAACGCTGTCACCCGGCGCGCGGCACGGCAGAACGGTTCCGACCCGGCCGGCGAGGGGGAGAAGTGA
- a CDS encoding sugar ABC transporter permease, whose product MSDTDQTAAPAAAAQVDPRLILAQGGVRGYLREFWRRVRGGELGSIPVVVGLIVIWAIFQSLNSGFLSPSYLTELSINIVATGMLALGIVFVLLLGEIDLSIGSVSSACAAIVAVANQTWGLSEGLSIVVAVAAGLVMGLIHGFFFAKIGVPAFIVTLAGLLGWLGVSLWVLGKTGSYNLTNANGLIDRLTNTYFEQLFWGYLVAIVVAAVYFLVSLRGSLARRRAGVPARSVTEVIVRSAVLAVVLLAVAVVFNQARGLPLAPVIFLAFILLAGFVLNHTSYGRKVFAVGGSVEAARRAGINVAGIRMSVYAISGTMAAIGGVFYASVNRGVTQSGTGQQILMYAIAAAVIGGTSLFGGRGSAFSALLGVLVIQSIAAGMNLLGITNYAQYMVTGIVLLAAVVIDSVSRRSQKASGRA is encoded by the coding sequence GTGAGCGACACGGACCAGACCGCGGCGCCGGCCGCGGCGGCGCAGGTCGACCCTCGGCTGATCCTCGCCCAGGGCGGGGTGCGCGGCTACCTTCGGGAGTTCTGGCGCCGGGTGCGGGGCGGCGAACTCGGCTCGATCCCGGTCGTCGTCGGGCTGATCGTGATCTGGGCGATCTTCCAGTCGCTGAACTCCGGGTTCCTGTCGCCGAGCTACCTGACCGAGCTGTCGATCAACATCGTGGCGACCGGCATGCTCGCCCTCGGTATCGTGTTCGTGCTGCTGCTGGGCGAGATCGACCTGTCCATCGGGTCGGTGTCCAGCGCGTGCGCCGCCATCGTCGCGGTCGCGAACCAGACCTGGGGGCTCAGCGAGGGCCTGTCGATCGTGGTGGCGGTCGCCGCCGGCCTGGTGATGGGCCTGATCCACGGGTTCTTCTTCGCCAAGATCGGGGTCCCGGCGTTCATCGTCACGCTGGCCGGTCTGCTCGGCTGGCTGGGCGTCTCGCTGTGGGTACTGGGCAAGACCGGGTCCTACAACCTGACCAACGCCAACGGGCTGATCGACCGGCTCACCAACACCTACTTCGAGCAGCTGTTCTGGGGTTACCTGGTGGCGATCGTGGTCGCCGCGGTCTACTTCCTGGTCTCGCTGCGCGGCAGCCTCGCCCGCAGGCGGGCCGGGGTGCCGGCCCGCAGCGTCACCGAGGTGATCGTGCGCAGCGCGGTGCTCGCGGTGGTGCTGCTCGCGGTCGCGGTGGTGTTCAACCAGGCTCGCGGCCTGCCGCTGGCGCCGGTGATCTTCCTGGCGTTCATCCTGCTGGCCGGGTTCGTGCTCAATCACACCTCGTACGGCCGGAAGGTGTTCGCGGTCGGCGGCAGCGTCGAGGCGGCCCGCCGGGCCGGCATCAACGTCGCCGGCATCCGGATGAGCGTGTACGCGATCTCCGGCACGATGGCCGCGATCGGTGGCGTGTTCTACGCGTCGGTCAACCGTGGCGTCACCCAGTCCGGCACCGGGCAGCAGATCCTGATGTACGCGATCGCCGCGGCCGTCATCGGCGGTACCAGCCTGTTCGGTGGCCGCGGTTCGGCGTTCTCGGCGCTGCTCGGTGTGCTGGTGATCCAGTCCATCGCGGCCGGGATGAACCTGCTGGGCATCACCAACTACGCGCAGTACATGGTGACCGGCATCGTGCTGCTCGCCGCCGTGGTCATCGACTCGGTGTCGCGGCGCAGTCAGAAGGCGTCCGGTCGAGCCTGA